One genomic window of Hippopotamus amphibius kiboko isolate mHipAmp2 chromosome 10, mHipAmp2.hap2, whole genome shotgun sequence includes the following:
- the LOC130830388 gene encoding olfactory receptor 5K3-like — MTEDNYSSRTEFILIGFTDHPELKTLLFLVFLTIYLITMVGNLGLVALIVTEHRLHTPMYIFLGNLALMDSCCSTAITPKMLENLFSKDRMISLYECMAQFYFLCLAETADCFLLAAMAYDRYVAICNPLQYHTMMSKKLCIQMITGAYIAGNVHPTIHTGFLFRLTFCGSHQINHFFCDVLPLYRLSCVDPYINELMILIVAGSVLILTITIVIISYLFILCTIFKMKSKEGKGKALSTCASHFLSVSIFYGSLLFMYVRPNSGKEEDKDIPVAIFYTLVIPLLNPFIYSLRNKEVINVMKKIMKIS, encoded by the coding sequence ATGACTGAGGATAACTACTCCTCAAGAACAGAGTTTATCCTCATAGGATTTACAGATCACCCAGAGCTGAAGACCCTTCTGTTTCTGGTGTTCCTCACCATCTATCTGATCACCATGGTGGGAAATCTTGGCCTGGTGGCATTGATAGTTACAGAGCATCGTCTTCACACACCAATGTACATCTTTCTGGGTAATCTCGCTCTGATGGACTCCTGTTGTTCCACTGCCATTACCCCCAAGATGCTAGAGAACCTCTTTTCTAAAGACAGAATGATTTCCCTCTATGAATGCATGgcacagttttattttctctgcctcGCTGAAACTGCAGACTGCTTTCTCCTGGCAGCAatggcctatgatcgctatgtggccatctgcaacccaCTGCAGTACCACACCATGATGTCAAAGAAACTCTGCATTCAGATGATCACAGGGGCCTACATAGCTGGAAACGTGCATCCCACAATTCATACAGGGTTTCTGTTTAGGTTAACTTTCTGTGGGTCTCATCAAATCAatcactttttctgtgatgttCTCCCATTATACAGACTCTCCTGTGTGGACCCCTATATAAATGAATTGATGATATTAATTGTTGCAGGGTCAGTTTTAATCTTGACTATTACCATAGTAATAATCTCTTACCTTTTCATCCTTTGCACGATTTTTAAGATGAAATccaaagaaggaaaaggcaaaGCCTTATCGACTTGTGCATCccactttctctctgtctcaatATTCTATGGTTCTCTTCTTTTCATGTATGTTCGACCAAATTCAGGTAAGGAAGAAGATAAAGATATACCTGTTGCCATTTTTTATACTCTAGTGATTCCCTTATTAAACCCTTTTATTTATAGTCTAAGAAATAAGGAAGTAAtaaatgttatgaaaaaaatcatgaagatTTCATAA